A genomic segment from Onychomys torridus unplaced genomic scaffold, mOncTor1.1, whole genome shotgun sequence encodes:
- the LOC118575455 gene encoding sperm motility kinase 2B-like produces the protein MEQGEEARCSDEETFTAEYKMMMTLGRGQFSEVKRAFHIPTVSWVAVKILRNQKKYASLIKSEINIMKSLTHPNIIKLFHVVQTRETTYLVMEHASEGDLLHHILDLGHLEESKARRLFTQILHAVQYCHDNFIIHRDIKAQNILLDHKGNAKLCDFGLSAKVIPGQRLGDFCGTLPYCAPELFGKEAYDGRATDIWSLGVLLFFMVTGRFPFNAYSDVRVIQQILDANFRVPPYVSVDIRDVILKLLIKNPYRRLTIGQIMRHPMVRNSEAHSPPTFPQSLPGTLSPGIVRAMTIMGYKSEEIIESLRDQKYNQVMATYLILQHQSPRGDCFHHQEKPMRAMQSGLVLNLADLHTFPVCLGRATKPARPTFTLPPKTNEKEEKSARQGGTRHSMSAALCCQPKKTHPPHLPHLGCPVADSLVGSNLEITEYFTQTEIGSLSSHMASVQPPHFLDTSSPRPHQSETTGDRDNNVSSCSSQEELCSSQEASQYFTPTGSFLWDTLQEETITQGSTTTQEGTMAQDKAITHEVTMTQDEAITHEVTMTQDEAITHEVTMSQDEAITHEVTMMQDEAITLEVTMTQDEAITHEVTMSQDEAITQATMSQNEAITHGATMTQEGTMNQDEAITHEVTMTQDEAITHEMTMTKEVTMNQDEAITP, from the coding sequence ATGGAGCAGGGCGAGGAGGCCCGCTGCTCTGATGAGGAGACCTTCACTGCTGAGTATAAGATGATGATGACCCTGggcagaggacagttttcagagGTCAAACGGGCCTTTCATATCCCCACTGTATCCTGGGTGGCTGTAAAAATTCTTAGAAATCAGAAGAAGTATGCCTCGCTTATCAAGAGTGAAATCAACATCATGAAATCCCTTACCCATCCCAACATAATTAAATTGTTTCATGTGGTCCAGACCAGAGAGACCACCTACCTGGTGATGGAGCATGCTTCAGAGGGAGACCTGCTGCATCACATCCTGGACCTGGGGCACTTAGAGGAGAGCAAGGCTCGAAGGCTGTTTACTCAGATACTGCATGCAGTGCAGTATTGCCATGATAACTTTATCATCCACAGAGACATAAAGGCCCAAAACATCCTGCTCGACCACAAGGGTAATGCCAAGCTGTGTGATTTCGGCCTCTCGGCTAAGGTCATCCCTGGGCAGAGACTTGGTGATTTCTGTGGCACTTTACCTTACTGTGCCCCAGAACTCTTTGGAAAGGAGGCATATGATGGCCGTGCCACTGATATTTGGAGTTTAGGTGTGCTCCTCTTCTTCATGGTGACTGGGCGCTTTCCCTTCAATGCTTACTCTGATGTGAGGGTGATACAGCAGATCCTTGATGCAAACTTCAGGGTGCCTCCCTATGTTTCCGTTGATATTCGTGATGTCATCCTCAAACTGCTGATTAAAAACCCCTACAGGAGGCTCACCATAGGCCAAATCATGAGGCACCCCATGGTCAGGAACAGTGAGGCCCATTCACCGCCTACTTTCCCACAGTCTCTCCCAGGCACCCTGAGCCCTGGCATTGTCAGGGCCATGACAATCATGGGGTACAAATCCGAAGAAATCATTGAGTCCCTGAGAGACCAGAAATACAACCAGGTGATGGCCACTTACCTAATTCTACAGCACCAGTCACCCAGGGGAGACTGCTTCCATCACCAGGAGAAACCCATGAGAGCCATGCAGTCAGGCCTTGTCCTCAACCTGGCAGATCTTCACACTTTCCCTGTGTGCTTAGGGAGAGCTACCAAGCCTGCTCGCCCCACCTTCACCTTGCCACCCAAGACcaatgagaaagaggagaagagtgccaggcagggtggcacaagGCACAGCATGTCTGCCGCCTTGTGCTGCCAGCCAAAGAAGACCCACCCTCCCCACCTACCCCATCTGGGCTGTCCTGTGGCTGATTCTCTCGTGGGCAGCAACCTGGAAATCACTGAGTATTTCACACAGACTGAGATCGGGTcactcagcagccacatggccaGTGTCCAGCCACCTCATTTTCTGGACACTTCATCTCCTAGGCCACACCAGAGTGAGACTACAGGTGACAGAGACAACAACGTGTCCTCCTGCAGCTCCCAGGAGGAACTCTGCAGCTCCCAGGAGGCATCTCAGTATTTCACCCCCACAGGCTCCTTCCTTTGGGATACACTGCAGGAAGAGACCATCACCCAGGGATCGACTACgacccaggaagggaccatgGCCCAGGATAAGGCCATAACTCATGAAgtgaccatgacccaggatgaggccataACTCATGAAgtgaccatgacccaggatgaggccatcactCATGAAGTGACCATGAgccaggatgaggccatcaccCATGAAGTTACCATGATGCAGGATGAGGCCATCACCCTTGAAgtgaccatgacccaggatgaggccataACTCATGAAGTGACCATGAgccaggatgaggccatcaccCAAGCGACCATGAGCCAGAATGAGGCAATAACTCATGGAGCGACCATGACCCAGGAAGGGACTATGAACCAGGATGAGGCCATAACTCATGAAgtgaccatgacccaggatgaggccataACTCATGAAATGACCATGACCAAGGAAGTGACCATGAaccaggatgaggccatcaccCCATGA